The Triticum urartu cultivar G1812 chromosome 5, Tu2.1, whole genome shotgun sequence genome contains the following window.
ctttgttgagccaagctcaacttcttaggatcatcatctcggcaagccgaacaagagttcggcatcgcgaaggataaatcatcaccaacatcgccgccccacggattacacggagcgggcacaccgcatcgccgcacggtcacttcatcaagccggcattgaccacgtcacgacctgcatcggcagggccgcactgttgcttcttcaagtcggtgtccatcacgccgatctacttcgactcatcggctgacatcgaggcttcgacatctcggctggaccgggggcttcaccatctcttcatcaacctactccggagacttcggcgtcactagccgaccagctccgtcacgttagctggaccgagggctttgcctcggcgagccaacctttgccagcatcgccatgccgttgctctatcgcccatcaggcaatgggtgtgcagatcgagtcccaattttgggaatcacgtttcttcggattgctacaacaaataaaccaggtgctattaatcctagtatttttttgcttgtttgggttcatttttcccaaggaattattactctggtttgtccatcatatgtacacaggtctataaaatggtggccgcattaacgacggtcgcatggtggtttggccagtttccatacatagtccggcaaacgccgcatccggaactcagaccgacctgtgaattcaggctttaccacgcctttaccgcatcatgccgacgccctgcatcgacattgacttcggtgccgggccatatttcttttattactcactttgcataaactatttattatgcaacgattttttaaaaattactattattactattatctccggtttgcactattttttgtgcacaggaaaatgatccgggttgggcagtatcgtcaactcggcgtactgacataccacgtcacctcggctggacggggggcttcgtcaacacttcatcaccccatgccggggacttcggcatcactctgctggcctgcattgaccgtactatgtcaccacttcggagtgccgagctctttgctccgccacctcgggaccggcttgggggatggaaccttgtcccgcatcaagttcggaccacgtcatcaataccaaacacattaaccagctaagttgccttcatgctcaaagttttaaatttttaacttgtgttcggttcgaccaagcattatacttttttggaaaaaagttgcttgtaaaaaatttcccttgtcaaaactttgtttatgacacacaaattcaaataccccgtttacttgggggcttcctttatgaagcctttcctcttACAAATGATTacacttgtacggcttcgttccttgttcgtgtattacgccacaatatgcaccatgttgacttaatcgatttgcaagctgggttgcctcgctcctgtgtttacccctacgttcccgattgttcggctagggagtaaagggagaacctctgtgattgtcacgatcgggtcatccgagtcggaccttagactgggtgaagccgaaagctagcgctcttattgttttcaattatggtcggcacacaacggaactcatgagtacaaaaaatctattgcacaagtctcatagtagcaatgagcaaccgaagaaaggtatcggtgggggtactattttcttcgaagatgcttcttacacttcgtcggtaatatagcataagttccctgagcacgctttgtctgttacagtcttatggcctgattgcctggttatcggaaacaccgtcgatattctcgacaactggagtacataacactttttggcccttgaccgaagagggagaagcctacggtcggttaagacgcatttaaagttcgggtgaacacagatatgatataagtacttcggtacatagaatcattatacataaaattcttttacccaagtcacttgggggctcttaaatttatatgagccgttttataataagtgttcttcttcttagtcgttgcaaagttttattattattattattattattattatttatcactccttttttcgacacgagtgtgtggtcactagtcggggagcctaatttctctctcaaagccgctagactttagtttgctaaactggcctaatgagaagtactccaccttcgggataggaggttgaagctgTAGGCTGGCCCGcatgaagtcttgagataggatgtgtcatgttaaagcacgacagaagcacttttttTCTTCTAAAGTCCAATTTTCAGATTGGCACCAAACACTTGATCTTATTCGGACGTCAGGTTTTCACtaacgttttttggttttccaagcctgtggcacttttaaactatttgtgtgtttccagcattagtctcatagtgcaacgccggacacctttagagattcggcaaaaacactTTCGGATATTGCcatatatgcatcggttttgaattgtgtcttcggtcaatagttgggttgcccggcccctgtgcttgcctcctacgttccgctttgttcggctacgtgtgcaaagggagaaccactgcgattgtgcttccagctcgcatggttaagcacctcagtggagaaagccgaaaactgactgtcacaataggcgtaaactggtcagcgatccgatgactatgttaaatgacgggccgttcataacattggccgaagtgttcacggcttgacctcggatgtcgccgaacactaaccgggggctcaTAACTAGCTTCCCCAGTTTGAATCTCCTATGACTAAGCGAAAGTTATAAAccccgcatatctgattgccccgtttccgctaacacaaccgccttagggcaccgagacgtcggctaagggttgttttgTTATTGCAGAAACACCCTGCGTAGTATCTACCAAGGGATAGAGGtcgacgatgggccactttcaactgataaacggtcgcaatggagtcaaaataatgatgtaaagtacttggatacataaaatcattacacataatctgtgattttactctggatatcgatccttaattcggccacccgtgcccacattaaggctcgggggctactgggctttgcgctcattatttacaaatattaaaggggcacatcgatcccctgatctggtgttgtcacccgaccagtgtctcgggggctactgcattgcctattcaatgcagaaaattcaaagggctcagtgttcggcttgatcgAACTATGGGAAAGTGTGTCTTCGGACAACAATAAGTACCATCTGCACCTATTTGGCATCAAGCTAATATAACACGATGACTTCTCATGACCCTCTATCAAGGGCCCATTCGTCGATCACTATTATCTCTAATATATTACACTACATTTTTATTCCTATATatgctgccgagctaggagttgatcctcaggccgatttcgCGCATCGacccgagtctcaggggctactgggaaCATCAGTTTTATGCTtgccttcaggtgcatctcgggttttagactggcacacaccttgagggctactggataTACATCGGCAGAGAATAAACTGCACCAgttaaaaatattcacaaaaaatcagcccgcggtcggggtggtgcaccaccttggaagcagtccagcataaagctcgggcgctagcggctagctccatagagggcatttccggcattaagctcagctaaactccttcaacttttttggaccaagatgatctatgacatcttgtatatagtccggcgttggagcttggatacagtccgacgttggagctcggatacatttcggcattggagctcggaagcagtccgacattggtgctcggctgcaaaagatacctcgaatgcagtccggcgttagagctcggatgcaagaggacactgcctcccgggaacaacttcaaacacgaggtgtggcataaaaataacaaggcattgataaaggccggaaacttaaggGGGCTCCTCgaatacccgacgtgtaaactcttcggattcacttcggcgatcctcaagatcgaagattagaagatttgttgaaccagttttcaagaccgacgaccaaagatgaagaacagttcggaagaatcgaggaacgtccctaacttgaagaccagttcagggggctattgacggtgtcctggactagggggtactcaccatgtcatctcccggtctgttagattgggccgaggacccccatggtcgtatactcatgggccagttcggacagctgccgcatacaagtaagattccacaagacttggcgatcaatccaaggactcctccccaccggcgtattcggctaggactcttgttatcctaggcctctggtgcattatataaaccgaggccaggctagtcgatagaggatatataacaacaatcataccataggctggcttctagggtttagcccctacgatctcgtggtagatcaactcttgtaatattcatatcatcaagatcaatcaagcaggaagtagggtattacctccatcgagagggcccgaacctgggtcaacatcgtgtcccccgcctcctattaccatccgccttagacgcgcaaggagatggaggtcgtggaggcgatgaagaagcagttacgactccgcggccaacaacccttcatgtagtgagagcagcgccccagacttgtgtgtgtgtcttccttcttttttgggGCTGATAAACTTCttttcttttgctcctgtgtttcttcttttgcttcgggtgtttcgccgcacgtgtcaccttctctgcgaggcatgaatagaacaatgctaaaaatgagatgactagcaaattagatcattctttattgccaatagaacaatgcctcttgctagtaatatataataagagtagagagtagaggatatcactactagggaaaagcttatagaCAGACGCTTACTAGTAGCGCTCTATATTGccgcgcgctactgctacttagtagtagcgtgcTATATtgacccgcgctactagtaaTATTTACTGGTAGCGCGTGACCCAAAAAACACGCTACTAGTAAATATCTCCAACCATGCCCCGCGAACAgaccatagtagtagcgcgggttctACAACCTGCGCTACTACTATGTGGATAGCTGTAGCGCAGGTGAGGCAGCCGCGCTACTAGTATACACCCACCCCACCAACCGTCCCACCTCACAGTCCACCCGCCCCGTTTATCTAAAAAAAAATTCCACCCAAGCCCCGATCCAGGTCCCCTCCACCCCGGCCTCCttccacctcctctcctctcccaaTCCACTGcagccggccggcctccccctccctcctctAACCCCCTCCGATCGCTGCCTGCCCCTTCCCGCCGTGGCACTCGGAGCCTCAGGCCACGCCGCGATCCCGAGCGAGACTCTCCGGCCCGATGGCATCGGCCGACATGTTCCCCAAcgtctcctcctccgacgtcaACGCCGCTGCCTCGCAGTCGCAGGAGGCCGCTGGCAAGGCCGTGTTCGGCTtggactccgcctccgccgcgcccACCACCGCACGCGGCGAGACCCAACAGGCCACGGCCCCATCCGCCCTGCCGCCGTCGCGCCAGGTGCGTTCCTTGGTTCCGCCACCCTCCGGCCATCCCCGCATCCCTCCCAGCGAGCCCGCGCTGCTTCAGGATCTCCGCGCGCAGCGGCTGTCCTCGCCGGGACGCGTTCGAGGGCGGACCTCGCCCGCTCGATGGAGCGCCGCGGCGGGAACCGGGGTCGTCTGTGTCCTGTTTCGCCCTGATCTATCGCTATGCCCGTAGGGGATGGGATGGGATGGGTGGGAAATGGAACGGGTCAGGAGTAGAGGGCAATGCGCTTCTCCTCTGTTTTGCCGGTACTAACGATAGGCATTTTGTAGTACTACTATACTAGTTATAAGATGATTGTAGATTTGGGGAGCCACCGTGGGAAGAATTGCACGGGGAGGGGCAGGGATCGCGGCACCAGAGGAGTTGGCCCCTCGGCTTGAATTAAATTGTGGATTACGATCTAGGTCATTCAGCACACTAAACTATTGTGTCAAATATGCCACCATCCCTTTAATTTGCACATCCGGATCACTACGCTAAACTAAACGGGTGACTGCACATAGAAACCTTGCCACGTTGAACGGGTGTATCAACAACTTAGCCTAGTTATGTTTATGTGTGGAGTAGTGGCGGAGCTTGAACGAGGATGCTGATGGGGCTAAGCTGATCGACCTCTCCGGCGCGTAGGTACGCGTCGTGGTCTCTGTGATTTGGGGGTAGTGGCCCGGGTGCAGTCGGGCTCGAATTCTCTGCTATGGGTTTGGAGGAGTAATGTTTCTGGTTCTGCAGATATTTAAGCTGGCGGACGGAGTGTCTGTGCGTGAGAGTGAGACGGCGGCTAAGGCTAGCGTGGAAGAGGTACTCTTCAGTTGCTTCATTCGGTTTTACTTAGTTTTGTGTCCCTGTTGGATGTACATGTACCCCAATTGAACATGTGTGGTGCTCGCTTTGCCGAATTTTCTGTTTAAGGATTAGCTATTGTAGGGCAGATGCTATGTAGAGAATCAATTAATTTCCTCTAGAAATGCTCGAGTGGTGATTTGGCGAAATTTGGAAATACTAGTTCTGCATCATGGCATGGATACTTTTAAGGGAGATAGCATCTATTTATCCGGCCAAAGAGCATATGCGAAGCCTTTGATTCGAGGTAAAATGGTGCATCGCCTCTCCCTACAAGGTGTCAGTTTTAGCATCTAGTTCTGCATCATGGCTGTAAACTGAACTTGGTTCAGTTAAAAACTGCACTGTCAAATCTGGACAACAAgcttatatatgaaaaatgagtTAGCTAGGCTCGGAATTTTGAGTTGGCCTCTTTACATAAGTTTTAGATAAAGTTCCAAGGTTTCTTTAGAGTATTTATTTGTGTCGTTTGGATGTACGGTTTGAGAGCAGCCATCAGTTTAGTTTGCTGTCCTGAAATATATGTTCCTGGGTACAGTATTTTGATATGGGAGATTAGGCCCTGTTAGAGGTGGTATTAAAATAAAGTTACAACATGAAAATTTTAGAGGCTGTTCTGTAGATACTTAAACGCATATCACTTGTCAGGTTTCGTTCGGTATATTAAATCCTATGAAATTATCAAAGTGGGCTGTACTATGTTGGACAAAATTTTATGTTTGGACTTGGGTGAATGTAACCAGACTTATACTCTCAGATTTTCTCATAGTTGATGGTGTGAGGACTTATAATGTGATAAAGTATATACGTTGTTGCAACACCAAAATTAGTGAAATATATTTCCTTTCTTTGCTGACGATGACATCTCCATAAAGTAAGGATTTAGATAACATCATATGTTCAGAGTTCAGTTCTTTTCTTATATGAAACTAACATATTTTACAATGGGCATGATGGATGTTGTAGGTTCATTGATGACAGCCAAGGGTTCATGCTCGAAAACGACTACATCTTGCTCCATGTTGTCGGCTCAACTAAAGTCCTTAATCATGAGGAGATGGGACACGTCGATTGTTACAGTACACTTGACAGGTGCATTTTGTGAAATTCTAGCCAAGAGATTGATAGCATGCTTGCCTGCTTGTTCTTTTGAGTTCAAATAAATGTTCCTTTTCTTATTGAATCCAAAGTAGCTAGCGGAGATCAAGTGAAAGGTTCTTGATTGTCCCAAAGTTCTTTCGTCTACAAAAGAGTGTAATCTTAACCAATGGTTGTTTCCAACATGCAAGGACGTGACCACACAAATTTATATATCTTAATCTCATATGCTATCAAGCTTTTCAAGTGCAGTTACCAAGCAACGCTTTTATTTAAGGAAAAGTTGTTGAGTTCTTTATTTAAATAGTTGATACCTAACTAGGTGAATGAGAAAATTTCTTTTCCCTATTCGTGCATGTTTGCTAGTACTATTTGGTTGAACTGATGCAATTCGCGTACTAACAAGTTTTCACTTTCCCGACATGGGCGCAGAGGTGATCGACGCTGACTAGCACGGCCCGGTGGCGCTGTGCTCTTCAAccacttgaaggaaatatgccctagaggcaataataaagttattatttatttccttataatcatgataaatgtttattattcatgctagaattgtattaaccggaaacataatacatgtgtgaatacatagacaaatagagtgtcactagtatgcctctacttgactagctcgttaatcaaagatggttatgtttcctaaccatgaacaatgagttgttatttgattaacgaggtcacatcattaattgaatgatctgattgacatgacccattccattagcttagcacccgatcgtttagtatgttcctattgctttcttcatgacttatacatgttcctatgactatgagattatgcaacttccgtttaccggaggaacactttgggtactaccaaacgtcacaacgtaaatgggtgattataaaggagtactacaggtgtctccaatggtagatgttgggttggcgtatttcgagactaggatttgtcactccgattgtcggagaggtatctctgggccctctcggtaatacac
Protein-coding sequences here:
- the LOC125556443 gene encoding uncharacterized protein LOC125556443 codes for the protein MASADMFPNVSSSDVNAAASQSQEAAGKAVFGLDSASAAPTTARGETQQATAPSALPPSRQIFKLADGVSVRESETAAKASVEEVLFSCFIRFYLVLCPCWMYMYPN